Proteins found in one Roseovarius indicus genomic segment:
- a CDS encoding DUF302 domain-containing protein has translation MSYTYDRVLEDVGIDDAELRVRDALAEHGFGILTEIDVKATMKKKIDADIEPYRILGACNPQMAHKAIGIEPRVGAMLPCNVILREVDNGTEVSAIDPVASMQAIDNDQLHKVAIDVREMMREAVDAA, from the coding sequence ATGAGCTATACCTATGACCGCGTCTTGGAGGATGTCGGCATCGATGACGCCGAGTTGCGGGTTCGCGATGCATTGGCCGAGCATGGCTTCGGCATTCTGACCGAAATCGACGTGAAGGCGACGATGAAGAAGAAGATCGACGCCGACATCGAACCCTATCGCATTCTGGGGGCATGCAATCCGCAGATGGCCCATAAGGCGATCGGGATCGAACCACGGGTGGGCGCGATGCTGCCCTGCAATGTCATCCTGCGCGAAGTGGACAACGGCACCGAGGTCAGCGCGATCGATCCGGTGGCCTCAATGCAGGCGATTGACAACGATCAGCTGCACAAGGTCGCTATCGATGTGCGTGAGATGATGCGTGAGGCCGTCGACGCGGCGTGA
- a CDS encoding copper resistance system multicopper oxidase translates to MPTALRAHEAPKITSKGTYDITVDRVRIDTGNFRKMGVGYNKSQIPTILRFKEGEEVTINVTNNLRESTSIHWHGLILPFQQDGVPGISFNGIAPGETFTYRFPIQQAGTYWFHSHSGFQEPDGAYGAIVIEPRDGERIRADRDYVVQLADKHPHPGSRIMRNLKMMPDYYNRSQRTLQTLIEDSRQDSLKAALKDRGMWGRMRMMPTDIEDVQGFTALINGRSTSQNWTGLFRPGEKIRLRIVNSSAMTYFDMRIPGLKMTVVQADGNDVKPVTVDELRVAVAETFDVIVQPRENKVYSIIAESMGRTALVRGTLSPREGYAGAVPPLRPKPLLTMADMSGMMGGMDMGDHVMQNVGGMQNMTGMDHSKMQGMDHSNMGAASAPAPQVMDHSGMAMSGEGDPFYAPGSGLTPKAYNGGKFLSYTDLRAARPLYRNRAPSRTIELRLTGNMERYIWSINDVKFDDADPIVLNYGERVRIRFINETMMAHPMHLHGMWSIVDTGQGARNPIKHTVSVQPGTTTDMEVEVDAPGQWAFHCHLSYHADGGMFRKVVVKGRPA, encoded by the coding sequence ATGCCGACGGCGCTGCGCGCGCACGAAGCACCCAAGATTACATCGAAGGGGACCTATGATATCACTGTCGACCGGGTTCGGATCGATACTGGGAACTTTCGGAAAATGGGCGTCGGTTACAACAAGAGCCAGATTCCAACGATCCTGCGGTTCAAGGAAGGCGAGGAAGTCACCATAAACGTGACCAACAACCTCCGCGAGAGCACCTCAATTCATTGGCATGGGCTGATCCTGCCCTTCCAGCAGGACGGCGTCCCCGGTATCAGCTTCAACGGTATCGCTCCGGGTGAAACCTTCACCTACCGGTTCCCGATCCAGCAGGCCGGCACGTACTGGTTCCACAGCCACTCGGGCTTTCAGGAGCCCGATGGCGCTTACGGTGCCATCGTGATCGAGCCACGCGACGGTGAACGGATCCGAGCGGATCGCGATTATGTTGTTCAATTGGCCGACAAGCACCCGCATCCGGGCAGCCGGATCATGCGGAATCTCAAGATGATGCCGGACTACTACAACCGCTCACAACGCACCTTGCAGACCCTGATTGAGGACTCGCGTCAGGACAGTCTGAAAGCCGCGCTCAAGGATCGTGGGATGTGGGGGCGGATGCGGATGATGCCAACGGACATTGAGGATGTGCAGGGATTTACCGCTCTGATCAATGGGCGCAGCACATCGCAGAACTGGACAGGGCTGTTCCGGCCCGGTGAGAAGATCCGCCTGCGAATTGTCAATTCCTCGGCCATGACCTATTTTGACATGCGTATCCCGGGCTTGAAGATGACCGTGGTCCAGGCTGACGGCAACGACGTCAAGCCGGTCACGGTGGATGAACTGCGTGTTGCCGTGGCGGAGACTTTTGACGTCATCGTCCAGCCGCGGGAAAACAAGGTTTATAGTATCATTGCCGAGTCCATGGGTCGCACCGCTCTCGTCCGCGGGACGCTGTCACCCAGAGAGGGCTATGCCGGGGCCGTGCCACCACTCCGGCCCAAGCCTTTGCTCACCATGGCCGACATGAGCGGGATGATGGGGGGTATGGATATGGGTGACCACGTCATGCAGAACGTCGGCGGCATGCAGAACATGACCGGCATGGATCATTCCAAAATGCAAGGCATGGATCACTCGAACATGGGTGCTGCCAGTGCACCGGCACCGCAGGTGATGGACCATTCCGGCATGGCGATGTCAGGCGAAGGTGATCCATTCTATGCGCCCGGCAGCGGGCTTACACCCAAAGCCTATAATGGCGGAAAGTTCTTGTCCTACACGGATTTGCGCGCAGCACGACCGCTCTATCGGAACCGCGCCCCGTCGCGCACCATCGAATTGCGTCTGACGGGTAACATGGAGCGCTACATCTGGTCGATCAACGATGTGAAATTCGACGATGCCGATCCAATCGTACTGAATTATGGCGAGCGCGTGCGTATCCGATTCATCAACGAGACAATGATGGCGCATCCGATGCACCTGCATGGGATGTGGTCTATCGTCGATACCGGTCAGGGAGCGCGCAATCCCATCAAGCATACGGTAAGCGTCCAGCCGGGCACAACGACCGACATGGAAGTTGAGGTTGATGCCCCCGGGCAATGGGCCTTCCACTGCCACCTCTCCTACCACGCCGACGGCGGTATGTTCCGCAAGGTTGTGGTTAAGGGGCGCCCAGCCTGA
- a CDS encoding DUF6629 family protein → MCLSAQVSFAASVFLVGGGTAISIVAWRRNKRYLPLALMPLFAGLQQFTEGFVWVGMNGSDPLTVLWGAMGFIFFTWFMWPIWVPFSVYVLEPDDSPRKRLFRLMALIGLAFGLLLYIPHGLNSSMVVVEINNQSLAYEKSMWLDFMMPRWLTNTIYVTLITLPPALSHYKHMRHFALTLVAVIVVDIAFLQFAYISFFCLLAGLATLHLVYIILTNKCARECPELFA, encoded by the coding sequence ATGTGCCTGTCCGCGCAAGTCAGCTTTGCCGCCAGTGTTTTTCTTGTTGGCGGCGGCACGGCCATTTCAATTGTGGCGTGGAGGCGCAACAAACGCTATCTCCCGCTTGCCCTGATGCCGCTTTTTGCCGGACTGCAGCAGTTTACCGAGGGTTTTGTCTGGGTCGGCATGAACGGAAGCGATCCCCTGACGGTTTTATGGGGGGCAATGGGGTTCATCTTTTTCACCTGGTTCATGTGGCCGATCTGGGTGCCATTCTCGGTCTACGTGCTGGAACCGGACGACAGCCCCCGCAAGCGGTTGTTTCGCCTCATGGCGTTGATCGGACTGGCCTTCGGACTGTTGCTCTACATTCCGCACGGGCTGAACAGCAGCATGGTCGTGGTGGAGATCAACAATCAGTCACTGGCCTATGAAAAATCCATGTGGCTGGATTTCATGATGCCGCGCTGGCTGACCAATACGATCTACGTGACCCTTATCACCCTGCCGCCAGCGCTGTCGCATTACAAACACATGCGCCATTTCGCCCTGACGCTGGTGGCGGTGATCGTGGTCGATATCGCCTTCCTGCAGTTTGCATACATTTCGTTTTTCTGCCTGCTGGCGGGACTGGCGACACTACATCTGGTCTACATTATCCTGACCAATAAATGCGCGCGTGAGTGCCCTGAACTCTTTGCCTGA
- a CDS encoding DMT family transporter, with translation MKTILLLLLITLSEATIGVFVKLTDGRIPIQTLNFYAILTAAAFLILALPVATGRPIRLPWGNLKDTIVIGVLIATQISVFNYAMTLVPIANAVIFWSVAPFFTFIFSAIFLGEKAGLGHVLVFGIAIVGIVLAKPLSGGYMFGNLVALTDGAIYAAMITYMRYEGKSETGNDIAWSMLTAAVVLSPALLIYGTGEVLGTSENEKLGIIVPAGVWALALGLVSTGFAYFGISIVLKTLNANVYSLVDIIVSPVVASTLGFLVFAEVPAKGMIYGGGLLLLAGFLLTWMMTRERPDIAAHPCQCLG, from the coding sequence ATGAAAACTATATTGCTTCTTCTTCTGATCACCTTGTCCGAGGCGACGATCGGTGTCTTCGTCAAGCTGACCGACGGCAGAATCCCGATTCAGACGTTGAATTTCTACGCGATCCTGACAGCCGCCGCCTTCCTGATACTCGCGCTGCCAGTCGCCACAGGCCGACCGATCCGCCTACCCTGGGGGAATTTGAAGGACACCATTGTTATCGGTGTTCTTATCGCGACGCAGATCAGTGTCTTCAACTACGCCATGACGCTGGTACCGATTGCCAATGCCGTCATTTTCTGGAGTGTGGCGCCCTTCTTTACCTTTATTTTCTCGGCAATCTTCCTCGGTGAGAAGGCAGGATTGGGCCATGTTCTCGTCTTCGGTATCGCCATCGTCGGCATCGTGCTCGCCAAGCCCCTCTCAGGTGGATACATGTTCGGCAATCTCGTCGCGCTGACCGACGGCGCGATCTATGCGGCGATGATTACCTACATGCGATATGAGGGCAAGTCAGAGACGGGCAACGATATCGCTTGGTCGATGCTGACGGCAGCGGTCGTCCTGTCGCCGGCGCTGTTGATTTATGGTACAGGTGAAGTGCTGGGTACGTCGGAAAACGAGAAGCTGGGCATCATCGTACCAGCTGGTGTCTGGGCGCTAGCGCTTGGGTTGGTATCGACGGGATTTGCCTATTTCGGCATCTCCATCGTCCTCAAGACTCTCAACGCGAACGTCTATTCCCTCGTCGATATTATCGTCTCGCCGGTCGTCGCGAGTACTCTGGGATTTTTGGTCTTTGCCGAGGTCCCGGCCAAGGGGATGATCTATGGCGGCGGGCTGTTGCTGTTGGCCGGGTTTCTGCTGACATGGATGATGACTCGTGAGCGACCCGACATCGCGGCGCATCCCTGTCAGTGTTTAGGTTGA
- a CDS encoding cupredoxin domain-containing protein, with protein MQPYLKTITSVVFALATSAAFAGAGHDDGHGDGHAAMIGQPGDPAKADRVVEVSMTEMAFDPSNIEIMEGETITFVVSNDGEFVHEFNLGTEKMWQGHLDEMMKMMDTGMMTVDKINHDKMMQAGMMHDDANSVLLEPGQTAKVTWTFGEKTELGFACNVPGHRESGMVGEISFMQH; from the coding sequence ATGCAACCTTATCTCAAAACGATCACAAGCGTCGTGTTTGCTCTAGCAACATCAGCGGCATTTGCCGGGGCAGGCCACGACGACGGTCACGGTGATGGACACGCAGCCATGATAGGACAACCCGGCGACCCGGCAAAGGCGGATCGCGTTGTCGAAGTCAGCATGACCGAGATGGCGTTCGACCCGTCGAACATTGAGATCATGGAAGGGGAAACCATCACTTTCGTGGTCAGCAACGACGGTGAATTCGTGCATGAGTTCAATCTCGGCACGGAAAAAATGTGGCAGGGCCACTTGGACGAGATGATGAAGATGATGGACACCGGCATGATGACGGTCGACAAAATCAACCACGACAAGATGATGCAGGCCGGCATGATGCATGACGATGCCAACAGCGTTCTTTTGGAGCCAGGTCAAACGGCCAAAGTAACCTGGACCTTCGGCGAAAAGACTGAATTGGGCTTTGCGTGCAACGTGCCCGGACACCGTGAATCCGGTATGGTCGGTGAAATCAGCTTTATGCAGCACTAA
- a CDS encoding calcium-binding protein: MGDMSGMMKKMHRMHGGMMDGSGRGMMGHDMMRMLDADDDGNVTPQEMREQMQAKLTEYDSDGDGNLSIAEFEALHSAMIREKMVDRFQHLDADGDGAITSEEIAAPAKKMERMQKMRSGMSQMQSQQGSGQGMGSGMNNTGDSDSN; the protein is encoded by the coding sequence ATGGGTGATATGTCCGGCATGATGAAGAAGATGCACCGGATGCACGGCGGGATGATGGACGGAAGCGGCCGCGGCATGATGGGCCACGACATGATGCGGATGCTGGATGCTGATGACGATGGCAATGTCACGCCCCAGGAGATGCGCGAGCAGATGCAGGCCAAGCTGACCGAGTATGACAGCGACGGCGACGGCAACCTCTCGATCGCCGAGTTCGAGGCGCTTCACAGCGCCATGATCCGCGAGAAGATGGTCGACCGCTTCCAGCATCTCGACGCGGATGGCGATGGCGCCATCACCAGCGAGGAAATAGCGGCGCCGGCCAAGAAGATGGAGCGCATGCAGAAGATGCGCTCGGGCATGAGCCAGATGCAGAGCCAGCAAGGCAGCGGCCAGGGCATGGGCTCCGGTATGAACAACACTGGCGACAGCGACAGCAATTGA
- a CDS encoding DMT family transporter yields MTDASFKRQLLVYAQLFFGMALFGTGTPSAKIVSEAFPVFLGPFLRLTIAALALTPFLFIYRKQLPQISWQNWIKIVVIGGVGIVAFTLFLLYGMQRVNGVVGSVVMSLSPAAMATAAVVFMGDSLGWRKLLAITLAVAGVLVINVSGQSIQASGWTLVLGSVLVFSAVASQTLYSILGKQMIRELSPVVALPLIVWVAVLLFAGPGLYQATSFDFAEPSLNAWIALVVWGMGPLAIGTLIWFRGLSQVSASTASGYMSAMPASALALSYLWLGDKFYPIHLVGFVLVFSSIGLVTWAHRVKEASQQDKQRASESHNCALPC; encoded by the coding sequence ATGACGGACGCGAGTTTCAAACGCCAGTTGCTGGTTTATGCCCAGCTCTTCTTCGGCATGGCGCTGTTCGGCACCGGCACCCCGTCCGCCAAGATCGTGTCAGAAGCCTTCCCCGTCTTCCTCGGGCCCTTTCTCCGTCTGACAATAGCCGCTCTGGCATTGACGCCCTTCCTCTTCATCTATCGGAAACAACTGCCCCAAATATCCTGGCAGAACTGGATCAAGATCGTTGTGATCGGCGGCGTGGGCATCGTTGCTTTCACGCTGTTCCTGCTCTACGGCATGCAACGCGTGAACGGTGTGGTCGGTTCGGTCGTGATGAGCCTGAGTCCGGCGGCGATGGCCACAGCAGCGGTGGTTTTCATGGGTGACAGCCTGGGTTGGCGCAAGCTCTTGGCCATTACGCTGGCCGTCGCCGGTGTGCTCGTGATCAACGTGTCGGGCCAGTCGATCCAGGCATCGGGTTGGACCCTGGTCCTGGGTAGCGTTCTGGTCTTCTCCGCAGTGGCCAGCCAGACGCTCTATTCGATCCTGGGCAAGCAGATGATCAGGGAATTGAGCCCCGTCGTCGCCTTGCCGCTCATCGTCTGGGTGGCCGTGCTGCTCTTTGCCGGGCCTGGACTCTACCAGGCCACGAGCTTCGACTTTGCCGAACCTTCGCTGAACGCATGGATCGCGCTGGTCGTCTGGGGCATGGGCCCGCTCGCAATCGGAACGTTGATCTGGTTTCGCGGGTTGAGCCAGGTGTCTGCAAGCACGGCGTCGGGCTATATGAGTGCGATGCCAGCGTCTGCGCTGGCTCTGTCATACCTCTGGCTTGGGGATAAGTTTTACCCGATCCACCTGGTCGGCTTTGTGCTTGTTTTCTCAAGCATCGGGCTTGTGACCTGGGCGCACCGCGTCAAGGAAGCAAGCCAGCAAGACAAGCAGCGCGCATCCGAAAGTCACAACTGCGCCCTGCCGTGTTAA
- a CDS encoding cation diffusion facilitator family transporter, translating into MAISAWLTGVYFIIEMTIGLWTGSIAVISDAFHTFSAVGGVLVAIIAARLARRPADEDRSFGWYRAEIIGALVNGGFLLAMAIVVIVMAAMRLGSPIDLPTGPMLWAAAGGLATEIISLGLIWKQSQSDLNVKGALWHIIQTFVGSLLIIITALVIKFTGFLLIDPILGMAFGFVLVWASWGILRDSMHLLMEGTPNDVSLRDVKQNLETVDGVADAHHVHAWALTSGKYVFSAHLRIRDGGHPQEILKAAHQMLRERFGFFFVTLQVEDRCIDESDAEAIDITAGENHNQA; encoded by the coding sequence ATGGCAATTTCAGCTTGGCTAACGGGTGTCTATTTCATCATTGAGATGACAATCGGTCTCTGGACCGGCTCCATTGCTGTGATTTCGGATGCGTTCCACACCTTCTCCGCCGTGGGCGGCGTCCTCGTGGCAATTATTGCGGCACGACTCGCCCGCCGTCCGGCGGATGAGGACCGCAGTTTTGGCTGGTATCGCGCGGAGATCATCGGCGCGCTGGTCAATGGCGGGTTCCTGCTTGCCATGGCAATCGTGGTGATCGTGATGGCGGCAATGCGCCTAGGATCTCCTATAGATCTGCCGACCGGCCCAATGCTGTGGGCAGCGGCTGGCGGCCTTGCGACCGAAATCATCTCGCTCGGGCTGATCTGGAAGCAAAGTCAGAGCGACCTGAACGTCAAGGGCGCGCTCTGGCACATTATTCAGACTTTCGTCGGGAGTCTGTTGATCATCATCACTGCGCTGGTCATAAAATTCACGGGTTTTCTGCTCATTGATCCAATCCTCGGCATGGCTTTCGGCTTCGTACTGGTTTGGGCAAGCTGGGGGATACTGCGTGATTCCATGCACCTGCTTATGGAAGGCACCCCAAATGATGTAAGTCTGCGCGACGTCAAGCAGAACCTGGAGACCGTCGATGGCGTGGCTGATGCACATCACGTCCATGCCTGGGCGCTGACCAGCGGCAAATATGTCTTTTCAGCCCACCTGCGTATTCGCGACGGCGGCCATCCGCAGGAGATACTGAAGGCAGCTCATCAAATGTTGCGGGAGCGCTTTGGCTTCTTTTTCGTCACCTTGCAGGTCGAAGACCGTTGCATTGATGAAAGCGATGCAGAAGCCATCGACATAACTGCGGGCGAGAACCACAATCAGGCCTGA
- a CDS encoding copper resistance protein B produces MKRFKLAGLAGLLLPLAQVAQAEPLIWGFQAEQFEYRAMDGEDAFVWDFDALAGSDELKFVWRSEAELGLTSDDFEKLENQLRLQFPISTFFDAVVGAYADTPDGAPDRYAGVVGVKGLAPQWFEIDADLFVSEHPFFRFEAEYEALLTNRLILTPSIEIDLPLKDDLARERGAGGAVVELGARLSYDVIDRAFSPYIGVNYEASFGDTKDILRANGDDTDAFSIVIGTRLMF; encoded by the coding sequence ATGAAACGTTTCAAACTGGCCGGACTAGCCGGCCTCCTTCTACCCTTGGCTCAGGTTGCGCAGGCCGAGCCGCTGATCTGGGGTTTTCAAGCGGAGCAGTTCGAATATCGCGCGATGGATGGCGAGGATGCCTTCGTCTGGGATTTTGATGCCCTTGCGGGGTCGGATGAGCTGAAATTCGTCTGGCGAAGCGAGGCGGAACTCGGTCTGACATCGGATGATTTTGAGAAGCTGGAAAATCAGCTGCGTCTGCAGTTCCCGATCTCGACGTTCTTCGACGCCGTGGTAGGGGCCTATGCGGACACGCCTGATGGCGCTCCCGACCGCTACGCAGGCGTAGTCGGCGTCAAAGGCCTCGCACCGCAGTGGTTCGAGATCGATGCCGATCTCTTTGTCTCTGAACATCCCTTCTTCCGGTTCGAGGCAGAATATGAGGCGCTTCTGACCAATCGGCTGATCCTCACGCCGAGTATCGAAATCGATCTGCCTCTCAAGGATGATCTGGCGCGTGAACGGGGCGCGGGCGGTGCGGTTGTCGAGCTCGGGGCACGGCTCAGCTACGACGTTATCGACCGCGCGTTCTCTCCCTATATCGGCGTCAACTATGAAGCCTCGTTTGGCGATACCAAGGATATTCTCCGCGCCAATGGTGACGATACGGATGCATTCTCGATCGTGATCGGTACGCGTCTGATGTTCTGA
- a CDS encoding c-type cytochrome — MSKLGWIIAGVLVVGSGALLWQVMRPAPSQTGHSMTPPDMSGIAEGAPIVEVKLPDNLASLAQIGERAFNAKCAVCHGANAAGREGKGPPLVHKIYEPNHHSDMAFVMAAKNGVRSHHWRFGNMPPVDGATDADVKAITAYVRALQKENGVF; from the coding sequence ATGAGCAAACTTGGTTGGATCATCGCCGGAGTTCTGGTCGTCGGGAGCGGTGCGCTTCTATGGCAGGTCATGCGTCCTGCACCAAGTCAGACCGGGCATTCCATGACGCCGCCCGACATGTCGGGTATTGCTGAAGGTGCGCCCATCGTCGAGGTGAAACTGCCGGACAACTTGGCGTCCCTCGCGCAAATAGGAGAGCGCGCCTTTAACGCGAAATGCGCAGTCTGCCACGGGGCCAATGCAGCGGGTCGTGAAGGGAAGGGACCGCCTCTGGTGCACAAGATTTACGAACCCAACCATCACTCGGATATGGCCTTCGTGATGGCTGCGAAGAATGGCGTCCGATCACATCACTGGCGCTTCGGAAACATGCCGCCGGTGGACGGCGCGACAGACGCCGACGTGAAAGCGATCACCGCCTATGTGCGCGCGCTTCAGAAGGAAAATGGGGTTTTCTGA
- a CDS encoding TVP38/TMEM64 family protein: MTVGTGAKIVLAVALVAAAAALFLGPLSGFVEDLSGERISAWVSAAGAWGPIVIIALMTIAIVATPIPSAPIALAAGAAYGHTIGTIYIVIGAELGALAAFALARFLGRDVLTRWLGETVDKGWLGSQNVLTLTVFASRLMPFISFDIVSYAAGLSCLHFWRFAVATLAGIIPASFVLAHFGNEAVSGEPGRAAWAAVGLGALTLTPLIVVAIREQRGRKARS, from the coding sequence ATCACGGTTGGAACAGGCGCAAAAATCGTTCTCGCGGTCGCGCTCGTGGCCGCTGCGGCGGCGCTGTTCCTTGGGCCCTTGTCGGGCTTCGTGGAAGACCTCAGCGGCGAGCGGATATCGGCCTGGGTGAGCGCCGCCGGCGCATGGGGGCCGATCGTCATCATTGCCCTCATGACGATCGCCATCGTCGCCACGCCGATCCCAAGCGCACCTATCGCCTTGGCGGCAGGTGCCGCATACGGACATACGATCGGCACCATTTACATCGTCATCGGCGCCGAACTCGGCGCCCTGGCGGCCTTCGCACTGGCACGGTTCCTGGGGCGCGATGTGCTGACCAGATGGTTGGGCGAGACGGTGGACAAGGGCTGGCTCGGATCGCAGAACGTGCTGACCCTGACCGTGTTCGCCAGCCGGCTGATGCCGTTTATCTCGTTCGACATCGTCAGCTACGCTGCCGGTCTCAGCTGCCTGCATTTCTGGCGTTTCGCTGTGGCGACGCTTGCCGGCATCATCCCCGCCAGTTTCGTTCTCGCGCATTTCGGTAACGAGGCGGTGAGCGGCGAGCCCGGGCGAGCCGCCTGGGCCGCTGTCGGGCTGGGGGCACTTACGCTGACCCCCCTTATCGTCGTGGCGATCCGCGAGCAGCGCGGAAGGAAGGCACGCTCATGA
- a CDS encoding NADH-quinone oxidoreductase subunit A, which translates to MSELSQYAILFGLSVGVFGFVLSLFGLARAIGRARSEPGKDVPATAGTLSRDPVWVRYHARYAGYALLFLAFDMEMAFMYPWAVVYREEGLIALLDMGVFLAILFLGLLYGWSQGALRRQ; encoded by the coding sequence ATGAGCGAGCTTTCCCAATACGCGATCCTTTTCGGGCTGAGCGTCGGTGTGTTCGGTTTCGTGCTCAGCCTGTTCGGGCTTGCCCGTGCCATCGGGCGCGCCCGCTCGGAACCTGGCAAGGACGTGCCCGCCACCGCCGGCACCCTGTCGCGCGATCCGGTCTGGGTACGCTACCATGCGCGTTATGCCGGTTATGCTCTGCTGTTTCTGGCCTTTGATATGGAGATGGCCTTCATGTATCCGTGGGCGGTCGTCTATCGCGAAGAAGGGCTGATCGCTTTGCTCGACATGGGGGTGTTTTTGGCCATCCTGTTTCTCGGGCTGCTCTATGGCTGGAGCCAGGGCGCGTTGAGGCGGCAATGA
- a CDS encoding DUF6010 family protein, whose protein sequence is MSNDGSQVSRITTGPLGPSAIGAGLFLALASVHLWVPEQVSVAIAALTLALIGGAYIGFGASALSAGMFCMELGVAAFYALVALAGLLWTPLALPLGLAAHAAWDLLHHNGAFGAPVPKWYIPFCVVFDLLAAGFLLILYLP, encoded by the coding sequence ATGTCGAACGATGGAAGCCAGGTCAGCCGGATCACCACAGGCCCACTGGGCCCGAGCGCCATCGGTGCGGGGCTGTTCCTAGCCTTGGCGTCCGTTCACCTTTGGGTGCCTGAACAGGTCTCGGTGGCTATCGCCGCCCTGACCTTGGCCCTGATCGGGGGCGCCTATATCGGTTTCGGCGCCTCCGCCCTTTCAGCCGGGATGTTCTGTATGGAACTCGGGGTCGCGGCCTTCTACGCGCTCGTGGCGCTTGCCGGTCTGCTCTGGACGCCGCTTGCGCTGCCGCTGGGGCTGGCGGCGCATGCGGCCTGGGACCTGCTGCACCATAATGGCGCCTTCGGTGCGCCGGTGCCGAAATGGTACATTCCCTTCTGCGTGGTCTTCGATCTGCTGGCCGCCGGTTTTCTCCTCATCCTTTATCTACCGTGA